From the Malus domestica chromosome 17, GDT2T_hap1 genome, one window contains:
- the LOC103405497 gene encoding F-box/kelch-repeat protein At1g15670, whose product MALISGLPDDIAYDCLSRVEYDQFPTVASVCKGWKAEVELPEFLQLRKVAGRSQRIIVMVQAHVFSNHGVFKYPDSLVYRLTICEPDLGNWSELPLLACFANGLPMFCQLAAVGSDLVVMGGWDPLTWTISKSVFIYNFVSGAWRRGTDMPGGGRIFFGCAADSERMVYVAGGHDDDKNALRSSMAYDVAKDEWIMLPDMARERDECKAIFQGGKLHVIGGYCTEMQGRFERSTETFNISTWLWNPVQEGFLHVATCPRTCVDGDDETMYMCRGDDVVQQKHDTWKIVAKLPAQVRNPDCVTAWQGKALVIGSAGFGEPHMAHVLHLEDYTWTKLETPHKYSGHVQSSCYLEI is encoded by the coding sequence ATGGCGCTGATTTCTGGCCTGCCGGATGATATAGCATATGACTGTCTAAGTCGTGTTGAATACGACCAGTTTCCGACAGTGGCATCAGTGTGTAAAGGGTGGAAGGCGGAGGTTGAGCTGCCGGAGTTTCTTCAGCTTAGGAAGGTTGCTGGCCGCAGCCAAAGAATCATTGTGATGGTTCAAGCACATGTGTTCTCAAACCATGGTGTCTTCAAGTATCCGGATAGTCTGGTTTACCGGCTCACTATTTGTGAACCGGATTTGGGTAATTGGTCCGAGTTGCCTCTCCTTGCCTGTTTTGCCAATGGGCTACCCATGTTTTGCCAATTGGCAGCAGTTGGGTCCGATTTGGTGGTGATGGGTGGCTGGGACCCGCTTACGTGGACGATCTCCAAATCTGTGTTTATCTACAACTTTGTGTCCGGAGCGTGGCGGCGCGGGACTGATATGCCGGGTGGTGGCAGGATATTCTTTGGGTGCGCGGCGGATTCGGAGCGGATGGTGTATGTTGCCGGCGGACATGATGACGACAAGAATGCGTTGAGATCATCAATGGCGTATGACGTGGCAAAAGACGAGTGGATTATGTTGCCTGATATGGCAAGAGAGCGTGACGAATGTAAGGCGATTTTCCAGGGTGGCAAGCTCCACGTCATCGGCGGGTATTGCACCGAAATGCAAGGACGTTTCGAGAGGAGCACCGAGACATTCAACATTTCCACGTGGCTGTGGAATCCAGTACAAGAGGGCTTCTTACATGTCGCCACTTGTCCACGGACATGTGTGGACGGTGACGACGAGACAATGTACATGTGTCGTGGCGATGATGTGGTACAGCAAAAACACGACACGTGGAAAATCGTGGCCAAGCTGCCTGCTCAGGTACGTAATCCCGATTGCGTGACAGCCTGGCAGGGCAAAGCATTAGTGATAGGGAGTGCTGGGTTCGGTGAGCCCCACATGGCTCACGTACTGCATTTGGAAGATTACACGTGGACAAAACTTGAGACACCTCACAAGTACTCGGGCCATGTTCAATCAAGTTGTTATTTGGAGATATGA